A genome region from Sardina pilchardus chromosome 22, fSarPil1.1, whole genome shotgun sequence includes the following:
- the noc3l gene encoding nucleolar complex protein 3 homolog — MGTGKRNNNKRKPSFRKLLKTSNLKLGNKTKNKQFKQDNAAKKQRKEHRKLRQAISDVSTKEPQPLERYHKKPEEEEDEEEFLDALPTDMMEEDDLEQMRAMAQRASFITRDLSACEPVHTKKRKGEQVESYEKTPRKMKKTEEKEVIHLLPIKDKTRLIPQSMEKPVQPKDQEEEDQESEEEMEEVEEAYSGPVLTPEEQFQLRNEKLLERKERIAKLGSAILADPNANIKKVKELRAMLMETDPSVAVTVRKLVMVSLMEIFKDIVPAYRIRPLTEEEKTARVKKETKQLREFEEGLVSQYKFYLENLERVVKDWKQKKEKASGAVSLDCYRGLAEVALRCMCELMVALPHFNFHNNILVVVVPHMNDPVRKVSEMCCDAVRKLLRQDKLGEASLALVKVVSGIVKSRNYHVKPEMLKTLLCLRIKEVEMKKDAEDLKPKHKFMNYQEKKKNLSRMQRKWKKAEEKLQKELMEAEGSESKGRKLKLHTETLNIVFLIYFRILKKAQKSVLLPAVLEGLAKFAHLINLEFFDDLLAVLLNLVVSGDLSNRESLHCIQTAFHILSGQGDVLNIDPLQFYTHLYKTLFALSAARFNEETGIVLQCLDVMLSKRRRQVTLQRAQSFLKRLSTLSLHLLPDATIGVLSASRTIMHAFPKSDIMLDNEMQGSGVYLPELDEPEYCNPQNTSLWELHVLKRHYHPVVRKFAAHLMKGAPSEGAGALGADLSRRLPVELFEDYSVKDMTFNPPVATPTSKKKDHFTIGNAFIDTQLKTQIDQVLEAEPDLTLDFAEHRSFGSSSEQI; from the exons ATGGGGACGGGG AAAAGGAACAACAACAAGAGGAAGCCCAGCTTCCGCAAGCTGCTGAAGACCAGCAACTTGAAGCTGGGCAACAAGACCAAGAACAAACAGTTCAAACAAGACAACGCTGCCAAGAAGCAACGCAAGGAGCATCGCAAGCTCCGGCAGGCCATCAGCGATGTGTCCACCAAGGAACCACAGCCGCTGGAGCGCTATCACAAGAAGCCAG aggaagaggaggacgaggaggagttTCTGGACGCGCTGCCCACAGACATGATGGAGGAGGACGACCTGGAGCAGATGAGGGCCATGGCACAGAGGGCCTCCTTCATAACGCGAGACCTCTCCGCCTG tgaacCAGTGCACACCAAGAAGCGCAAGGGGGAGCAGGTGGAGTCGTACGAGAAGACGCCCCGCAAGATGAAGAAGACCGAGGAGAAGGAGGTCATCCACCTGCTGCCAATCAAGGACAAGACCCGCCTCATCCCGCAGAGCATGGAgaagccag tTCAGCCGAAAgatcaggaagaggaagatcaaGAGTCAGAAGAAGAGATGGAAGAGG TGGAGGAAGCCTATTCCGGCCCCGTTCTGACTCCAGAGGAGCAGTTCCAGTTGCGGAACGAGAAGCTGCTGGAGCGTAAGGAGCGCATCGCCAAACTGGGCTCAGCCATCCTCGCTGACCCCAACGCCAac ATAAAGAAGGTGAAGGAGCTGAGGGCCATGTTGATGGAGACTGACCCCAGCGTGGCGGTCACCGTCAGGAAGCTGGTCATGGTCTCCCTCATGGAGATCTTTAAGGACATCGTCCCTGCCTACCGCATCCGCCCactcacagaggaggagaagaccgCCAGG GTGAAAAAGGAGACGAAACAGCTGCGGGAGTTTGAAGAGGGGCTGGTGAGCCAGTACAAGTTCTACCTGGAGAACTTAGAACGGGTCGTCAAAG ACTGGAagcagaagaaggagaaggcgAGCGGGGCCGTGTCGCTGGACTGCTACCGGGGCCTGGCCGAGGTGGCGCTGCGCTGCATGTGTGAGCTCATGGTGGCCCTGCCCCACTTCAACTTCCACAACAACatcctggtggtggtggtgccgcaCATGAACGACCCCGTGCGCAAG gtgAGTGAAATGTGTTGCGACGCAGTGAGGAAACTTCTGAGGCAGGATAAGCTGGGAGAGGCCTCCCTGGCTCTGGTTAAGGTCGTCTCCGGCATCGTCAAGAGCAGGAACTACCACGTCAaaccagag ATGCTGAAGACTCTGCTGTGTCTGCGGATAAAGGAGGTGGAGATGAAGAAGGACGCTGAGGACCTGAAGCCCAAGCACAAGTTCATGAACTaccaggagaagaagaagaacctGTCCAGGATGCAGAGAAAG TGGAAGAAAGCCGAGGAGAAGCTTCAGAAAGAGCTGATGGAAGCAGAGGGCTCAGAGAGCAAAGGCAGGAAGCTCAAACTG cacacagagacgCTGAACATCGTCTTCCTCATCTACTTCAGAATCCTGAAGAAGGCCCAGAAGTCCGTGCTGCTCCCCGCTGTGCTGGAGGGGCTCGCTAA GTTTGCTCATCTGATTAACCTGGAGTTCTTTGATGACTTGTTGGCAGTGCTTCTCAATCTCGTCGTCTCTGGG GATCTGTCCAATCGTGAGAGCCTTCACTGTATCCAGACTGCCTTCCATATCCTCTCAGGTCAAG gTGACGTGCTTAACATTGACCCGCTGCAATtctacacacacctgtacaagACCCTGTTCGCGCTCAGCGCAG ctcgTTTTAATGAGGAGACGGGCATCGTGCTGCAGTGCCTGGACGTGATGCTGAGTAAGCGGCGCCGGCAGGTGACGCTCCAGCGCGCCCAGTCCTTCCTCAAGCGCCTCAGCACCCTCAGCCTCCACCTGCTGCCCGACGCCACCATCGGAGTGCTCTCCGCCAGCCGCACCATCAtgcat GCCTTCCCTAAGAGTGACATCATGCTGGATAATGAGATGCAGGGCAGTGGCGTGTACCTGCCTGAACTGGATGAGCCGGAGTACTGTAACCCACAGAACACATCACTCTGGGAGCTGCACGTACTcaag cgtCACTACCACCCTGTGGTGAGGAAGTTTGCTGCCCATCTGATGAAGGGCGCTCCGAGTGAGGGTGCTGGAGCTCTCGGCGCAGATCTGAGCCGCAG GTTGCCCGTGGAGCTGTTTGAGGACTACAGTGTGAAGGACATGACCTTTAACCCCCCAGTGGCTACGCCCACCTCAAAGAAAAAG GATCACTTCACCATCGGCAATGCTTTTATTGACACACAACTAAAGACACAGATCGACCAAGTTCTAGAGGCGGAACCGGACCTCACGTTGGACTTTGCAGAACATCGAAGTTTTGGAAGTTCAAGTGAACAAATATAA
- the tbc1d12b gene encoding TBC1 domain family member 12 isoform X2 has protein sequence MENAENGASQLTLSTDVNENTETGFSLSGLTVDASERNVSGDKGVFRVCFDDKTDLDERNAEYATGRGAAGLHGGDECSGVGSTMLGFVAKGTSAGTKNNCVTSDRHIDSSLNRVTESVRQSMVESTAGGRGTSAGSPSGAADVADCQPDTDEAHPRDFAGTVGQPKCSTDRDMQKDTSNSNQEIYSTPHLSPSCDGHEHQQICRCQASQPEPLTLRNGNMNDAGQHSPVSESQREPVEKVGNIKMANGEVMSTENREGLEASTQPRVTEACLSNPLVENPLPHPVPQSSRTECRTLESCIGELLKEEDSDVFDDSGTSPSRQIHGDDPVPTVELTFGPDRETSVTARPQSLKSITHSTHFLSCDSTPLSPESSNAFLRPAAERDLHFMDVNLNSRNTYEISRRQSAPDNIPGGMTVASAVSSDQLSKQKKHGISDFFGRGLFSKKQCEQQSAPGWKLFGKVPPRENNPKDSRTIQQEYEAKRAQSGHSPPSLAAHGGPGRRKNLEFEPLSTTALILEDRPANLPAKSSEEAQRHRQEYDEMVAEAKKRELKEAQRKKKMMKERFKQEESIASAMVAWNNEILPNWESMRGTRRVRELWWQGLPPNVRGKVWSLAVGNELNITPELYEIFLSRAKERWRSFSETGSETETEAESGASVADRESSLDVIKLDISRTFPSLFIFQKGGPYHDVLHSILGAYTCYRPDVGYVQGMSFIAAVLILNLEEADAFIAFANLLNKPCQLAFFRVDHELMMKYFAAFEVFFEENLPRLFSHFKSCSLTPDLYLIDWIFTLYSRPLPLDVACRVWDVFCRDGEEFLFRTGLGILRLFEDVLLQMDFIHMAQFLTRLPDHLPSDALFTCIAATQMLSGNRKWAQVFNALMKDSKDAEKTGSPALKSS, from the exons ATGGAAAATGCCGAGAATGGAGCTTCGCAACTGACATTGTCAACTGATGTGAACGAAAACACGGAAacgggtttctctctctctggactaaCTGTCGATGCCTCTGAACGCAACGTTAGTGGTGACAAAGGCGTGTTCAGGGTCTGTTTTGATGACAAGACGGATTTGGATGAAAGAAATGCAGAATATGCCACTGGTCGCGGTGCAGCGGGACTTCATGGAGGGGATGAGTGTAGTGGGGTTGGTAGCACAATGCTTGGCTTCGTAGCAAAAGGGACATCTGCTGGAACTAAAAACAATTGTGTCACTTCAGACCGACACATCGACTCTTCTTTGAACAGGGTTACCGAGTCAGTGAGACAGTCAATGGTTGAATCAACGGCCGGAGGTCGGGGTACTTCAGCAGGAAGCCCGTCTGGCGCTGCTGATGTTGCAGACTGTCAACCGGACACAGACGAGGCTCACCCTCGGGACTTTGCCGGGACTGTGGGGCAACCCAAGTGTAGCACGGACCGGGATATGCAAAAAGACACATCAAACTCTAACCAGGAGATATACAGCACACCGCACTTGTCACCATCGTGTGATGGACACGAGCATCAGCAGATTTGCCGGTGCCAGGCCTCACAACCTGAGCCGCTGACGCTACGCAATGGGAACATGAACGACGCCGGGCAGCACTCCCCTGTCAGCGAATCTCAGAGGGAGCCTGTAGAAAAAGTAGGTAACATTAAAATGGCTAACGGAGAAGTTATGTCAACAGAGAATAGGGAAGGGTTGGAGGCCTCGACACAACCTCGAGTAACCGAGGCATGTCTATCAAATCCGCTGGTGGAAAATCCCTTGCCCCATCCAGTGCCGCAAAGCAGCCGCACTGAATGCAGGACCTTGGAGTCCTGCATAGGCGAACTGCTGAAGGAAGAAGACAGTGATGTGTTTGACGATTCAGGCACCTCTCCATCACGTCAGATTCACGGAGATGACCCAGTCCCGACGGTTGAACTCACCTTTGGGCCTGATAGGGAAACTAGCGTTACCGCTAGGCCACAGTCTCTTAAATCTATCACCCATAGCACGCACTTTCTAAGCTGCGATTCCACACCGCTGAGCCCGGAGAGCAGCAACGCTTTCCTGCGCCCCGCTGCGGAGCGGGACCTACATTTCATGGATGTCAATCTGAACTCTAGGAACACGTATGAAATCAGCCGACGCCAGAGCGCCCCAGACAACATACCGGGGGGGATGACTGTCGCCTCAGCCGTCTCCTCTGATCAGCTGTCCAAACAGAAAAAGCATGGCATCAGTGATTTCTTTGGCAG GGGCTTGTTTTCAAAGAAGCAATGTGAGCAACAGAGTGCTCCAGGCTGGAAGCTCTTTGGAAAGGTTCCCCCCAGAGAGAACAACCCAAAGGATTCCAGAACTATTCAGCAG GAGTACGAGGCCAAGCGTGCCCAGTCGGGccactctcccccctccctggcGGCCCACGGGGGACCGGGCCGCCGCAAGAACCTGGAGTTTGAGCCGCTCTCCACCACTGCCCTCATACTGGAGGACAGACcagc GAACCTTCCGGCAAAGTCCTCAGAGGAGGCCCAGCGCCACAGGCAGGAGTACGACGAGATGGTGGCCGAGGCCAAGAAGAGAG AGCTGAAAGAGGcccagaggaagaagaagatgatgaaggAGCGCTTCAAGCAGGAGGAGAGCATCGCCAGCGCCATGGTGGCCTGGAACAACGAGATCCTGCCCAACTGGGAGAgcat GCGTGGCACGCGCCGTGTGAGGGAGCTGTGGTGGCAAGGCTTGCCACCCAACGTCCGTGGCAAAGTTTGGAGCCTGGCGGTTGGGAACGAGCTCAACATCACCCCAG AGCTATACGAGATCTTCCTCTCCAGGGCCAAGGAACGGTGGAGGAGTTTCAGTGAAACGGGCTCGGAGACGGAGACCGagg CCGAATCAGGGGCGTCTGTGGCGGACCGCGAGTCCAGTCTGGATGTGATCAAGCTGGACATCTCACGCactttcccctccctcttcaTCTTCCAGAAG GGTGGGCCTTACCATGATGTCTTGCACAGTATCCTGGGGGCATATACCTGTTACAGACCAGACGTGGGatac GTCCAGGGAATGTCCTTCATTGCCGCTGTGCTGATCCTCAACCTGGAGGAAGCTGACGCCTTCATCGCCTTCGCCAACCTCCTTAACAAGCCCTGCCAGTTGGCCTTCTTCAGAGTGGACCATGAACTG ATGATGAAGTACTTTGCTGCATTCGAGGTGTTCTTTGAGGAGAACCTCCCCAGGCTGTTTAGCCACTTCAAGAGCTGCAGTCTCACTCCAGACCTCTACCTGATAGACTG gaTCTTCACGCTGTACAGCCGGCCTCTGCCGCTGGACGTGGCGTGCCGCGTGTGGGACGTGTTCTGCCGGGACGGCGAGGAGTTCCTGTTCCGCACGGGCCTGGGCATCCTGCGCCTGTTCGAGGACGTGCTGCTGCAGATGGACTTCATCCACATGGCGCAGTTCCTCACGCGCCTGCCCGACCACCTGCCCTCCGACGCACTCTTCACCTGCATCGCCGCCACCCAGATGCTCAGCGGCAACAGGAAGTGGGCGCAG GTCTTCAATGCACTCATGAAGGACAGCAAGGATGCAGAGAAGACGGGCAGTCCAGCACTTAAAAGCTCCTAA
- the tbc1d12b gene encoding TBC1 domain family member 12 isoform X1, whose protein sequence is MENAENGASQLTLSTDVNENTETGFSLSGLTVDASERNVSGDKGVFRVCFDDKTDLDERNAEYATGRGAAGLHGGDECSGVGSTMLGFVAKGTSAGTKNNCVTSDRHIDSSLNRVTESVRQSMVESTAGGRGTSAGSPSGAADVADCQPDTDEAHPRDFAGTVGQPKCSTDRDMQKDTSNSNQEIYSTPHLSPSCDGHEHQQICRCQASQPEPLTLRNGNMNDAGQHSPVSESQREPVEKVGNIKMANGEVMSTENREGLEASTQPRVTEACLSNPLVENPLPHPVPQSSRTECRTLESCIGELLKEEDSDVFDDSGTSPSRQIHGDDPVPTVELTFGPDRETSVTARPQSLKSITHSTHFLSCDSTPLSPESSNAFLRPAAERDLHFMDVNLNSRNTYEISRRQSAPDNIPGGMTVASAVSSDQLSKQKKHGISDFFGRGLFSKKQCEQQSAPGWKLFGKVPPRENNPKDSRTIQQDSNQGSLTSVSTPSLLGPAEYEAKRAQSGHSPPSLAAHGGPGRRKNLEFEPLSTTALILEDRPANLPAKSSEEAQRHRQEYDEMVAEAKKRELKEAQRKKKMMKERFKQEESIASAMVAWNNEILPNWESMRGTRRVRELWWQGLPPNVRGKVWSLAVGNELNITPELYEIFLSRAKERWRSFSETGSETETEAESGASVADRESSLDVIKLDISRTFPSLFIFQKGGPYHDVLHSILGAYTCYRPDVGYVQGMSFIAAVLILNLEEADAFIAFANLLNKPCQLAFFRVDHELMMKYFAAFEVFFEENLPRLFSHFKSCSLTPDLYLIDWIFTLYSRPLPLDVACRVWDVFCRDGEEFLFRTGLGILRLFEDVLLQMDFIHMAQFLTRLPDHLPSDALFTCIAATQMLSGNRKWAQVFNALMKDSKDAEKTGSPALKSS, encoded by the exons ATGGAAAATGCCGAGAATGGAGCTTCGCAACTGACATTGTCAACTGATGTGAACGAAAACACGGAAacgggtttctctctctctggactaaCTGTCGATGCCTCTGAACGCAACGTTAGTGGTGACAAAGGCGTGTTCAGGGTCTGTTTTGATGACAAGACGGATTTGGATGAAAGAAATGCAGAATATGCCACTGGTCGCGGTGCAGCGGGACTTCATGGAGGGGATGAGTGTAGTGGGGTTGGTAGCACAATGCTTGGCTTCGTAGCAAAAGGGACATCTGCTGGAACTAAAAACAATTGTGTCACTTCAGACCGACACATCGACTCTTCTTTGAACAGGGTTACCGAGTCAGTGAGACAGTCAATGGTTGAATCAACGGCCGGAGGTCGGGGTACTTCAGCAGGAAGCCCGTCTGGCGCTGCTGATGTTGCAGACTGTCAACCGGACACAGACGAGGCTCACCCTCGGGACTTTGCCGGGACTGTGGGGCAACCCAAGTGTAGCACGGACCGGGATATGCAAAAAGACACATCAAACTCTAACCAGGAGATATACAGCACACCGCACTTGTCACCATCGTGTGATGGACACGAGCATCAGCAGATTTGCCGGTGCCAGGCCTCACAACCTGAGCCGCTGACGCTACGCAATGGGAACATGAACGACGCCGGGCAGCACTCCCCTGTCAGCGAATCTCAGAGGGAGCCTGTAGAAAAAGTAGGTAACATTAAAATGGCTAACGGAGAAGTTATGTCAACAGAGAATAGGGAAGGGTTGGAGGCCTCGACACAACCTCGAGTAACCGAGGCATGTCTATCAAATCCGCTGGTGGAAAATCCCTTGCCCCATCCAGTGCCGCAAAGCAGCCGCACTGAATGCAGGACCTTGGAGTCCTGCATAGGCGAACTGCTGAAGGAAGAAGACAGTGATGTGTTTGACGATTCAGGCACCTCTCCATCACGTCAGATTCACGGAGATGACCCAGTCCCGACGGTTGAACTCACCTTTGGGCCTGATAGGGAAACTAGCGTTACCGCTAGGCCACAGTCTCTTAAATCTATCACCCATAGCACGCACTTTCTAAGCTGCGATTCCACACCGCTGAGCCCGGAGAGCAGCAACGCTTTCCTGCGCCCCGCTGCGGAGCGGGACCTACATTTCATGGATGTCAATCTGAACTCTAGGAACACGTATGAAATCAGCCGACGCCAGAGCGCCCCAGACAACATACCGGGGGGGATGACTGTCGCCTCAGCCGTCTCCTCTGATCAGCTGTCCAAACAGAAAAAGCATGGCATCAGTGATTTCTTTGGCAG GGGCTTGTTTTCAAAGAAGCAATGTGAGCAACAGAGTGCTCCAGGCTGGAAGCTCTTTGGAAAGGTTCCCCCCAGAGAGAACAACCCAAAGGATTCCAGAACTATTCAGCAG GACAGTAACCAGGGCAGCCTAACATCTGTTTCCACACCCAGTCTCTTAGGCCCGGCG GAGTACGAGGCCAAGCGTGCCCAGTCGGGccactctcccccctccctggcGGCCCACGGGGGACCGGGCCGCCGCAAGAACCTGGAGTTTGAGCCGCTCTCCACCACTGCCCTCATACTGGAGGACAGACcagc GAACCTTCCGGCAAAGTCCTCAGAGGAGGCCCAGCGCCACAGGCAGGAGTACGACGAGATGGTGGCCGAGGCCAAGAAGAGAG AGCTGAAAGAGGcccagaggaagaagaagatgatgaaggAGCGCTTCAAGCAGGAGGAGAGCATCGCCAGCGCCATGGTGGCCTGGAACAACGAGATCCTGCCCAACTGGGAGAgcat GCGTGGCACGCGCCGTGTGAGGGAGCTGTGGTGGCAAGGCTTGCCACCCAACGTCCGTGGCAAAGTTTGGAGCCTGGCGGTTGGGAACGAGCTCAACATCACCCCAG AGCTATACGAGATCTTCCTCTCCAGGGCCAAGGAACGGTGGAGGAGTTTCAGTGAAACGGGCTCGGAGACGGAGACCGagg CCGAATCAGGGGCGTCTGTGGCGGACCGCGAGTCCAGTCTGGATGTGATCAAGCTGGACATCTCACGCactttcccctccctcttcaTCTTCCAGAAG GGTGGGCCTTACCATGATGTCTTGCACAGTATCCTGGGGGCATATACCTGTTACAGACCAGACGTGGGatac GTCCAGGGAATGTCCTTCATTGCCGCTGTGCTGATCCTCAACCTGGAGGAAGCTGACGCCTTCATCGCCTTCGCCAACCTCCTTAACAAGCCCTGCCAGTTGGCCTTCTTCAGAGTGGACCATGAACTG ATGATGAAGTACTTTGCTGCATTCGAGGTGTTCTTTGAGGAGAACCTCCCCAGGCTGTTTAGCCACTTCAAGAGCTGCAGTCTCACTCCAGACCTCTACCTGATAGACTG gaTCTTCACGCTGTACAGCCGGCCTCTGCCGCTGGACGTGGCGTGCCGCGTGTGGGACGTGTTCTGCCGGGACGGCGAGGAGTTCCTGTTCCGCACGGGCCTGGGCATCCTGCGCCTGTTCGAGGACGTGCTGCTGCAGATGGACTTCATCCACATGGCGCAGTTCCTCACGCGCCTGCCCGACCACCTGCCCTCCGACGCACTCTTCACCTGCATCGCCGCCACCCAGATGCTCAGCGGCAACAGGAAGTGGGCGCAG GTCTTCAATGCACTCATGAAGGACAGCAAGGATGCAGAGAAGACGGGCAGTCCAGCACTTAAAAGCTCCTAA
- the drd6b gene encoding D(5)-like dopamine receptor, translating into METIGNKSFIDKGPEADSSGDSVRAVLTGCTLLILIVSTLLGNTLVCVAVIKFRHLRSKVTNFFVISLAVSDLFVAVLVMPWKAMSEVAGCWLFGDFCETWIAFDIMCSTASILNLCIISLDRYWAISSPFRYERKMTQRVAFIMISVAWTLSILISFIPVQLSWHKVEDEYAVEINECNATLNRTYAIASSLISFYIPVVIMVGTYTRIFRIAQTQIRRISSLERAVEHAQNHPQVPDCANENSLKTTFKKETKVLKTLSIIMGVFVFCWLPFFVLNCIVPFCDISDQSESPCVSDTTFNIFVWFGWANSSLNPVIYAFNADFRRAFSTILGCNRFCPTSAVEAVNFSNELVSYHHDTTLQKDAPVVSNAQRLAMVPILGEDQPFDKVSVLSNNSCNTRNLLLPAIMQIECEAEISLDMMPFNSTGQNECYVMPGQVED; encoded by the coding sequence ATGGAAACAATTGGAAATAAGAGTTTCATTGATAAAGGTCCTGAAGCGGACAGCTCCGGAGACAGCGTTCGCGCGGTGCTCACGGGCTGCACCCTGCTCATCTTAATTGTTTCAACATTGCTGGGGAACACGCTCGTGTGTGTCGCAGTCATCAAATTCCGACACTTGCGATCCAAAGTCACCAACTTCTTCGTCATATCCCTCGCAGTGTCCGACCTCTTTGTCGCTGTCCTGGTGATGCCGTGGAAAGCCATGTCTGAGGTGGCGGGCTGCTGGCTATTCGGCGACTTTTGCGAAACTTGGATCGCCTTCGACATCATGTGTTCTACGGCTTCTATTCTCAACCTCTGTATAATAAGCTTGGACAGGTACTGGGCTATCTCAAGTCCTTTTCGGTATGAACGTAAAATGACACAGCGCGTTGCTTTCATAATGATCAGTGTGGCGTGGACTTTATCTATACTCATTTCCTTCATACCGGTGCAGCTGAGCTGGCACAAAGTCGAAGACGAGTACGCAGTCGAGATCAATGAGTGCAATGCCACTTTGAACAGAACCTACGCAATAGCTTCATCGTTGATAAGCTTTTACATCCCCGTTGTGATCATGGTTGGTACATATACCCGAATTTTTCGAATTGCGCAAACGCAAATCAGGAGGATATCGTCGTTGGAGAGAGCTGTTGAGCACGCCCAAAATCACCCTCAAGTCCCCGACTGCGCGAACGAAAACTCCCTCAAAACGACTTTTAAGAAGGAGACCAAGGTTTTAAAAACCCTCTCGATAATCATGGGCGTATTTGTCTTTTGCTGGTTGCCTTTCTTCGTCCTCAATTGCATAGTTCCTTTTTGTGACATAAGTGACCAGTCGGAATCGCCGTGCGTAAGTGACACCACTTTCAACATTTTCGTCTGGTTCGGATGGGCTAATTCCTCCTTGAATCCCGTCATATACGCCTTCAATGCAGATTTCAGACGGGCCTTTTCTACTATACTTGGGTGCAACAGGTTTTGCCCCACCTCAGCAGTCGAGGCTGTGAATTTTAGTAACGAGTTGGTGTCCTATCACCATGACACCACTCTCCAGAAAGACGCACCGGTAGTATCCAACGCTCAACGTCTAGCCATGGTCCCAATCCTCGGAGAGGATCAACCTTTTGACAAAGTCTCTGTTCTGTCTAATAATTCATGTAACACCAGAAATCTTTTGCTGCCGGCAATTAtgcaaattgagtgtgaggctGAAATATCTTTGGATATGATGCCTTTCAATTCGACTGGACAAAACGAATGTTATGTTATGCCTGGACAAGTGGAAGACTAG